In Pseudobacter ginsenosidimutans, the following are encoded in one genomic region:
- a CDS encoding sensor histidine kinase: MSSPTEQIVVVIVAVVAVLLFLAVLFLVMVMHHNSRRKQMAMEKLRIQELYENQLLESRLEIQQQTFHFISQEIHDNVGQILSLAKVELNILQQQLNGKGELVNSVRENVGKAMTELREIAKSLNHDQAQHFNWLENIREEINRINKSGAIAAELRLEGEEDCYLKDQQKLITFRVVQEGLQNILKHAGASSLLVRIHHAKEHTNIMIVDNGVGFDTEAALKGHSGLGLKNILNRVALIGGNAQICSAAGEGTCLCIRIAHG; the protein is encoded by the coding sequence ATGTCGAGCCCCACTGAACAGATCGTTGTAGTGATCGTTGCCGTAGTTGCCGTATTACTTTTCCTGGCTGTCCTCTTCCTGGTGATGGTAATGCATCATAACAGCCGCCGCAAACAAATGGCAATGGAAAAATTGAGGATACAGGAATTGTATGAAAACCAATTGCTGGAATCACGGCTGGAGATCCAGCAGCAGACCTTTCATTTCATCAGTCAGGAGATCCACGATAATGTGGGCCAGATCTTAAGTCTGGCAAAAGTGGAGCTCAATATCCTGCAACAACAGCTGAATGGAAAAGGCGAACTGGTGAATTCCGTCAGAGAGAATGTGGGAAAAGCCATGACCGAATTGCGGGAGATTGCCAAAAGCCTGAACCATGATCAGGCCCAGCATTTCAACTGGCTTGAAAATATCAGGGAGGAGATCAACCGTATCAATAAAAGCGGCGCCATTGCTGCTGAGCTGCGTCTGGAAGGGGAGGAGGATTGTTACCTGAAAGACCAGCAAAAGCTGATCACGTTCCGTGTAGTGCAGGAGGGCTTGCAGAATATCCTGAAGCATGCCGGAGCCAGCAGTCTGCTGGTCAGAATCCATCACGCCAAAGAACATACGAATATCATGATCGTGGACAATGGCGTTGGCTTTGATACGGAAGCCGCACTCAAAGGACATTCCGGCCTGGGGCTGAAAAATATCCTCAATCGTGTTGCGCTGATCGGAGGCAATGCCCAGATCTGCAGCGCAGCCGGTGAAGGCACCTGTTTATGCATAAGAATTGCTCATGGCTGA
- a CDS encoding YwqG family protein: MDAEILLEKIEVVPGLVLPRAFANHWPELSQSKTSFIQIKTTPAAALTPGQSKFGSYPKLPLNFSYPRDQHGEYMFPLAQINFRELPPMPGYPRTGFLQFYISADDTYGYRFDNRPNDFRILFFEEADVENFQADFSFLQSTMGSESVPLSEPLSLQFELKEEYFGLGNVTNQMNPGISLEQIAAQYDEELEEELMTCAYDHFTPSGHKLGGYAYFTQTDPREYREEKEKEFVLLLQIDSDDKIMWGDAGVANFFIHPNDLAKKDFSKAFYTWDCS; the protein is encoded by the coding sequence GTGGATGCCGAAATTTTACTCGAAAAAATTGAAGTGGTTCCCGGTCTCGTCCTGCCACGTGCTTTTGCCAATCACTGGCCCGAACTCTCTCAATCAAAAACATCCTTTATCCAGATAAAAACCACACCTGCTGCAGCGCTTACACCCGGGCAAAGCAAGTTTGGATCTTATCCAAAGCTTCCTTTGAATTTCTCATATCCCAGGGATCAGCATGGCGAATACATGTTCCCGCTGGCCCAGATCAATTTCAGGGAATTACCTCCAATGCCAGGCTATCCGAGAACCGGCTTCCTCCAATTCTATATTTCTGCAGATGACACTTACGGATACCGTTTCGACAATCGTCCCAATGATTTCAGGATCCTTTTCTTTGAAGAGGCCGATGTTGAAAATTTCCAAGCCGATTTCAGTTTTCTGCAATCCACGATGGGATCGGAGTCTGTGCCGTTATCAGAGCCTCTTTCATTGCAATTCGAACTAAAAGAAGAATATTTCGGTCTGGGAAATGTTACCAATCAGATGAACCCCGGTATTTCCCTGGAGCAGATCGCAGCGCAATATGACGAGGAACTGGAAGAAGAACTGATGACCTGCGCCTATGATCATTTTACTCCCTCAGGTCATAAGCTGGGAGGTTATGCATATTTCACACAGACTGATCCGCGCGAATACCGCGAGGAAAAAGAAAAAGAATTTGTTTTGCTGCTTCAGATCGACTCCGATGATAAGATCATGTGGGGCGATGCGGGAGTGGCCAATTTCTTCATTCACCCCAACGATCTCGCCAAAAAGGATTTCAGCAAAGCCTTCTACACCTGGGACTGCAGTTAA
- a CDS encoding protein kinase domain-containing protein: MINQQYSGSKGVYITSNLLGKGGEGEVYELADHPDQVLKLYSEPLSSSKANKLQLMVDRFSEQMQAYAAWPTDLVRDKKGKPCGFVMKKLHKYMPLHMLFSPMDRKRIFPDKGYNFLVHVARNISSAFHTLHSAGMVVGDVNEGNLLVNKQGMVAFIDCDSFQLSDGNNYFYCEVGVPRYTPPELLRLPSFENVVRTANTDAFSMAILIFQLLFLGRHPFAGINHTAEDIGEETAIQRQLFAYSLRQNHKLITPPKDSFDINSLPNSITDLFHDAFESVTRPMPAQWILATNQLLQQMSHCSRSKLHIFPNKLTQCPWCEFKTKRNILYFIDDLHSAQSAIHSDFDRFIHGFTVDPVYFPEPDLSIPVQPLATIQHGGRMKKYELQQTAISALLLLTAAFVFIISTTSGFLVLGLSVFFYMGFPWKWYLQAELKRHNENHQNLSNQLNRAVNSYQSTQDLDQYNQHGKRIIQLIAQYGEVPRTIQVKKRLEEERIYNQQLHHFLQQFRLQDHSIPGFGANRKQALYNAGIITASDLTKLGNIKVQGIGQKYEQMLLSWQRQMAGGFVYYPDNLQLNKAFLRIIDDAAQSKKQLEQEIRSQYNGLQQLKQHILAKRKQLQSQISAISLQVAQAQAELQSFKQLIKVI; encoded by the coding sequence ATGATCAACCAGCAGTACAGCGGCAGTAAGGGCGTATATATTACGTCCAACCTTCTCGGCAAAGGAGGGGAAGGTGAAGTGTATGAACTGGCGGACCATCCGGACCAGGTCTTGAAGCTGTATTCGGAACCACTCAGCAGCAGCAAAGCCAATAAACTGCAGCTGATGGTGGACCGCTTCTCGGAACAAATGCAGGCTTATGCCGCCTGGCCCACAGACCTGGTTCGCGACAAAAAAGGAAAACCCTGCGGCTTCGTGATGAAGAAGCTTCACAAATACATGCCACTGCACATGCTCTTCAGCCCGATGGACAGGAAAAGGATCTTCCCCGACAAAGGCTATAATTTTTTGGTACATGTTGCGCGCAACATCTCTTCTGCTTTCCACACCCTGCATAGTGCTGGCATGGTTGTAGGTGATGTGAACGAAGGAAACCTGCTTGTGAATAAACAGGGTATGGTGGCCTTCATCGATTGCGATTCCTTCCAGCTATCCGATGGCAACAATTATTTTTATTGTGAAGTAGGTGTGCCACGATACACGCCCCCGGAATTGCTTCGGCTCCCTTCCTTTGAGAATGTAGTGCGCACTGCCAATACCGATGCGTTCTCCATGGCCATCCTCATCTTCCAGTTATTGTTCCTGGGAAGACATCCTTTTGCAGGGATCAATCATACCGCTGAAGATATCGGTGAAGAAACAGCCATCCAGCGTCAATTGTTTGCTTACTCGCTTCGTCAAAACCATAAGCTGATCACTCCTCCGAAAGACAGTTTCGATATCAACAGCCTGCCCAATAGCATCACCGATCTTTTTCACGATGCTTTTGAATCAGTCACCCGGCCGATGCCTGCTCAATGGATCCTGGCCACCAATCAATTGCTGCAACAGATGAGCCATTGCAGCCGGAGTAAGCTGCATATCTTTCCCAACAAACTCACCCAATGCCCCTGGTGCGAATTCAAGACCAAAAGGAATATCCTTTACTTCATAGACGATCTGCATTCCGCTCAAAGCGCTATCCATAGTGACTTCGACAGGTTCATTCATGGGTTTACCGTGGACCCGGTTTATTTTCCCGAACCGGACCTGAGCATTCCAGTACAACCATTGGCCACAATACAGCATGGCGGACGCATGAAGAAGTATGAACTGCAGCAAACAGCCATCAGCGCTCTGCTGCTATTGACTGCCGCTTTTGTTTTTATTATCAGTACTACCAGCGGATTTTTGGTACTCGGCCTCTCAGTGTTTTTTTATATGGGCTTTCCCTGGAAATGGTATCTCCAGGCTGAACTGAAAAGGCATAATGAGAATCACCAGAACTTGTCGAATCAGCTCAACAGGGCAGTGAACAGTTATCAGAGTACACAGGACCTGGACCAATACAACCAGCATGGAAAGCGGATCATACAACTGATTGCACAATATGGAGAAGTGCCCAGGACCATCCAGGTAAAGAAAAGACTGGAAGAAGAAAGGATCTACAATCAGCAACTACATCACTTTCTTCAACAGTTCAGATTACAGGACCATTCTATTCCCGGCTTCGGCGCCAACCGAAAGCAGGCTTTGTACAATGCAGGCATAATAACGGCATCGGATCTTACGAAACTGGGGAATATCAAGGTGCAGGGAATCGGACAAAAGTATGAACAGATGCTGCTTTCCTGGCAAAGACAAATGGCCGGTGGATTTGTGTATTACCCGGACAACCTGCAACTCAATAAAGCTTTCCTCAGGATCATCGATGATGCCGCTCAATCCAAAAAACAATTGGAACAGGAGATCAGGAGCCAGTATAACGGTCTGCAACAGCTGAAGCAACATATCCTGGCGAAAAGGAAACAACTGCAATCGCAGATCAGCGCCATCAGCCTGCAGGTAGCACAGGCTCAGGCCGAACTACAATCTTTCAAGCAACTGATCAAGGTGATTTAA
- a CDS encoding PP2C family serine/threonine-protein phosphatase, translating into MIWKTIGQSVTGTSHLQSQRTCEDALAFKTCALPGGDEALICCASDGAGSAKFAAEAANYTVKTTVQLLSEAVAADGSIEEASIIAILEKVYDNLLQFAEEKKENINEYSCTLLGAVITEFTAIFFQVGDGAIIRDTNADQYTTIWWPHNGEYSNTTAFLVDDSNMSHLRVVTLRETIKEVALFTDGLQLLTLNNESLSVHQPFFADLFKWLRMATQEEHLAVLNRKLGEYLNSEAINNRTDDDKTLFLATRF; encoded by the coding sequence ATGATCTGGAAAACAATCGGACAATCCGTTACCGGAACTTCCCATCTTCAATCGCAGCGGACTTGTGAAGATGCGCTTGCCTTTAAAACCTGCGCTCTTCCTGGTGGTGATGAAGCCCTGATCTGTTGTGCAAGCGATGGAGCAGGCAGTGCAAAGTTTGCAGCAGAAGCGGCCAACTATACTGTTAAGACCACAGTGCAGTTGCTCTCCGAAGCCGTAGCAGCTGATGGTTCGATTGAAGAAGCCTCTATCATCGCTATCCTTGAAAAGGTGTACGACAACCTGTTGCAGTTTGCCGAAGAAAAAAAAGAAAACATCAACGAATACTCCTGCACCCTTCTCGGTGCAGTGATCACAGAATTCACAGCCATCTTCTTCCAGGTTGGCGATGGCGCCATCATCAGGGATACCAACGCAGACCAATACACGACAATCTGGTGGCCGCATAACGGTGAGTATTCCAATACCACCGCCTTCCTGGTAGACGACAGCAATATGAGCCATCTCCGGGTGGTCACGCTCCGCGAAACCATCAAAGAAGTAGCCCTGTTCACAGACGGCCTGCAACTGCTGACCCTGAACAATGAATCGCTCAGCGTGCACCAGCCATTCTTCGCCGACCTTTTCAAATGGCTACGAATGGCCACACAGGAAGAACACCTGGCCGTTCTCAACCGGAAACTCGGAGAATACCTGAACAGCGAAGCCATCAACAACAGGACCGACGACGATAAAACCCTTTTTCTCGCAACACGATTCTGA